From Oxyura jamaicensis isolate SHBP4307 breed ruddy duck chromosome 26, BPBGC_Ojam_1.0, whole genome shotgun sequence:
CAGAAGAGCCTCGTGGTGACCTCGGAGGGGGTGGCCAGCAAGCGCAACTTCTTCGAGGCCAGTGCTCCCAGCAAGGCTGAGCCGCTCGCAGCCAGGAAGGTGAGGGCAGGAGTCCCCTGGGGGGGTCCTGTGCCAGGGCAGCTTTTTGGGCAAATCCTCCCCAGTTTGGGTACCAATGCACACTGTGgcaggctgctggtgggagTTTGGTGGTTGTTATGCGCGCAGGGCTGGGCTCGAACCACCGAAACTGTGCTCTGGCAGCGTGTGGGTTTGTGCCGATGCGCTGGTatttggggagctgggagggagccaAGGTGTGGGCTGgtctctgcctgctgcaggcttgCCCCGTCTCCCTGTGCCCTGGGGTTTGTCCCGGATTGCCTTCATGCAATGGgagagctggtgctgcagccctggtgtCCCTCTCTGTGCCACAGGACAACCTGAAGATCCCGGGGTCGGTGACGTCCCGCATTAATCTGTGGATCAGCCGAACTCAGGAGCCTGCCAAGGAGGAAAAGAGCAAGGTACCAGCTTGTGCCAAGAGCTCGGGCTCAAGTCCTGAGTGCTGGCAGCCCGGTGGGACACCCCCCTGCATCTGGGGAAGGTGGGCCTTGAAAGGGTTTGAAACCCCCCCCGGTTGAACCCGCTAAGGGGTCTGAGAGAAGCTTCGGGTCATAGGTTCAGCTGccacctgcaggctgctggcggATGAGCTGTATGTACCTGCCCACCCACTGAGCTCTGTGGGGCCTGGAAACATAGAATGAGAATGGGTCGGGTgggaagagacctcaaagaCCACCTAATTCCACCCCAATGCCATGGGCAcaccacctcccaccagaccaggctgctcaaagccccatccagcctggccctgagaCCTGGTGTGCACCAAGAGGACTGGGTACTGATCTGCATCCTGGTGCAGATCCCAGCCCCACAAAATAGGGGGTCCCACAGCCGGGGTGACAAAGTGCCTGGCTGTGGGGACTCAGACTCAGGTGCTGCTCCAGGGGTGTGGATTAAAGGGAGATGGGCAGGAGACCCTTTGGCCTCCAGACAGCTCACGGTACTTGGAAAGGAGAGAATCAGCCAGGACAAATGCTGGGCAGGTGTCACCCCACAAAGCAATAAGATTTTGCCGCTGCTCGTGGCAGCTGTGTGGGTACAGGaggggcagctccagcccagccccgcagcccgggCGGGCAAGCCTGGGCACCCCGGCGCTGAGCTCCGGGATTAGCACTGCCCAAACGTGTCTGTGCCGGGAGGCTGAGCTGGCTCCGGCTGCTGGGAAAGGGTTTGCTCCTGGGGTCACTCCTGGGTAAGGCTTTTTaccttgtatttttctgtaataaaactgCCATCCACCTCCGCGGGCTGGAGCTGCACTTGGTTTTTGGGGTCTGCCAGGTGTAGAATGTCAAGGATGGCTGGTTTTATCTGGGACAATCATGCTTCAAGGGCTGGTTATGGACAGCAAGGCAATAATGCGTATGATGCATGGAGAAAACCTCGTGCCACTCACGACTCTCTTATTTGCAGGACATCGGGAAAATAAACAGCCTGCCAAAGCGTGACGTCTGGGTAAAGCAGCCCAGAGACGcccctgcaggcaccaaggttGATGTGGAGCTGCGCTGAAAACTGCTCTGAGCTGGGGCAGAACTGGGACCTGCTCGCCCATGCATcacccccagcctcagccccggCCTCACTGTTTCTCActttctcttccagctgcaaTAATATTATTTGCAATAATATCAGATgatctgggggaaaaacaaacaaacaaacaaacaaacaaaaacaaaaacaaaacaaaaaaaaaaaaactggtttGCTCTGAAGATCAAAGCCTGGCCCTGCCCAATCATCCATGCCAGCCCTGCCCACTGCCACCAGAGTCCCCAGTGCCACGTGTGGGTGGAATGGGGTGGCCGGGGTCCTCTGCTTGTGGGCTAGGAAGGAAGAAGGCTGGAATCCCATCCCTGCATCCCCAGTCCTCACTCCCTGCCTCTCCAGGAATACCCAGGCCTGGAGGTTCCCTGCAGGTGCTGAAGGCAGACTCTTGCCTCGCTTCCCTACACCATTTTGGTGTTCTGCTCGTAATCCCTGGCTGTGCCCCAAACTGAGCTTGCTAAGGGGGAGCAGCCTGTGCGTGTCCCTTACAGCTGGATCCTGCTGTGGGGTGAGAGGCTGCCAGGCCAGGGGAGTTTTGGGTGCCCACCAGCCTAGCTTGGAGACCCCGTGGAGGGCAGGTGGACCTGATAGCACTGGTGCTTCCCTCCAGCACACAGCTCAGACGTGTCCTCCACCACTCCTGTTCCCTGCAAGCAGTGACCCCTTTTGCCGAATGCTATGGGGAGAGCAGGCTGGCCACAGACCTACTTGTGGGGTGCATGGAGCTGGGAGCCCTGTCCCGGGCCCCTTCTGCCAGCCCTGTTCCCCTCTCACTCTTCCCCTGGAGCCCTTTGCGATGCAGACCCCAAAGCCACCTGGTCCCCACGCTCCCCGACTGCTGCGcctgccctggggggggggcacagggtgCCGTGGGCAGCCCATAACACGATGCTCAAATCCTGCTGGGGCCGTGCCacgggctggggctgtgccttCAGCAACCACTGCGGTGTCCAAATTCGGTGTGGgaccctcctgctgccccttgGTCTCATCTTGCTTGTTGGGCTTTAGGGATTTGGTTTATTTGGTTTtcctctgacttttttttttttttttttttttttttttttttttttgtctaataAAAGTTCTTTCTAAGAAGCTCCTGGTTGGCTGCTCCTGGACTGGGACCTGAAGGTTTTGCTTCCCATCTTcttgcaagaggaaaaaaaaaaaaaaaaaggcaaaagcatgAGACATATATCTCAAGGGGGGGTAAAACCAATCCGAACCTTCACAGGACAGCATCTTGGTGCGGAGGGTCTGGTCCCCGGCCCTGCCTTATCAGTGTCCCCAGCCCTAGAAGGTGACAGCTGGCTGGCTTGTGTCAGCCCCTCGGGCACTCACGTATCTCCGTCCGGCGGGTTTAAAATAGCAAATCTCTGAGGCCACACAATAGCTTGGGCTTATATGGGCTcctggggggggcagggggagcgcGGAGGGGGCCGGGGCTTCGGCTGCCGAAATAGCAGCTCACAAGTGTTGCATTCCTCGCTGGGCGCCGGGCGCATTCCTGCCGGCGCTGCCCGCCCCGGGGTGGGCGCTGGGGGCCCCTTAAAGCCTCTGCCCCCCAAGGAGCACATCCCAGACACCCGCCGGCTCCCCCACGGCTCCGTGGGACCTCACCTGTGCCCCACAGCAGAGGTAAGGCTGGGGCGGCATGGGATGCTCGGGGTCTGCTGTGAAAATCCAGGAGATACAGGCTCGGCGTGGATTTGGCTCAGTGCTGATGgccctgcccagctgctttCGCTGGGATGTGTTTCTGTTGTGAAGGCATTCCCCCGGGGAAAGCATCAGGACCCTCTCCAGTGAGTTTCTCTGCAGCACATCCAGTGCTGTTTGAGTGACACAAGAGGGCTGGAAAGGATTTTGGGTGCCCGTGGGGGGATCTCGTAGATCCCTGCTCCCTGTGTCTGGGGATGCGATGCTGTGGGAGCATTGTACTGGCCCACAGGGACCATCAGAGTCAGGATGctcccttttctttcaaaacaaatgttctgAGCTTTAACTGGAAGATTTATCCTGCTTCCGTGCCATTTTCTGCACAGaggatggaaaaatatttcttagagCCACTTTCCAGTATAACATTAGCTTTTCTTGTGTGCCCCCTTAACAGCCctgattttgctgctgttcctcaGTAAATGTTCGGTGGGATCTGGTGTAGCAGAGAGGAGATGAATGGGAAAGACGCTTCCAGAAATGCACGTTTATAGCCTCGTGGCCAGGAGGGGATCTCTGCTCCTATGTTGTGCAAGGGCCCCATGAAGCCCCGGGTGCTGGTGGCCACATCAAAGGGTTTGGCCAAACTCTGGGGTGGCAGGACCGTGCCTCGCAGAGCCAGGCATGGGGAAtgcgtggggctgagccccgggTCCGTCGGAGGGAAGgggacaacagcagcagctggggcagcgAACGTGGGGCAGACAGGGCTGGCTTCTGACTTCATTTGTCTCCAAAAAGCACTCCTGAGTCATTGCTCAGAAGGGAGGTTTGACAGCCGTGTGGTATGCTGAGGCACCCCTCCTGCAGTGCATCTTCCCCATGCCTGTGGGTCCCGGTCCTGGATTCAGCATCCTGCAGCCTGTCCGATCCATCCTGGGTAATAAATGCCCGACAGATGCAGCCAGGGCCAGTTGTTCCCGGTCGCCCGATGGGAGCGGGGCAGCGGCGCTGCTCTGGGAACAGGTGGTTCGGCACATGGAGGTTATTTCTAGAGCTGCCTCGCGCTGTCCTGCTGCATCGCAGCCTCGCCGGGGTCCCGCAGGGGCAGGGTGGCCGGGctgtgcaggggctgggctgcgtGACCGTGTGCTGCAGCATcgggtgggagcagggagaggagtgCCGAGGGGTGGCATTCACCCAGCCACGGGCTGGGAGGGAGATCGGTGTGCGAGGACGATGAGCGTGGATGTTTCCATGGTTTTAGTTATGCTTAGCCCCGCTGCTAAACTGGGATCTGAATTACTGTCCCCTTTAGCTAAGCTCAGCCTCGGGACCGGGATGCTGAGGGAAATGCCCCTGCCGAGCCCGGGTTGCCCCTTTGCACTTGGTGATCTTGCTGAGATCTTGTGCTGTGGCCGTAAATTGGAGATAATGGGATGTCCCTGCAAGCTTCCATATCCCAGCTGAGCTAAGAATAGTCAGGAAGCAAAACAAGCTGAACGTTATAATTGGGTAATTTTCCCGTGCCCTGAGCAAACACAGCACCCTGGGATTGCTCCAGCAAGGGGAGCTGCGTGTCCCAGACGTGGCTCCTGATGGCAGCTATCAGCATGGCACGAGGCCGTGTCTAATCTCCTGCCTCTTATTTGGGGCAAGCTGTGATCCTGGGACGGGAGGGGAGTGGGGGACCTTATCTCCACTGAGATATTGCCACCACAgcctggctggggacagctcCCAGCTCCAAGTACTTTGGAGAGACGCAGCATCACTGTGCCCATGTCGTGGGTGCTGGAGGACAGGCTGTCCCAGTCCTTATCTCAGCTCCTAACCCTCGCTTTTTCCACCTTGCCTTGAATTCTGCTAGATAACCAAGCATGTCGGACTCTGAAGAGGTCGTCGAAGAGTATGAGCAGTAAGTGGTGTGTTTTTAAACacctttctctctcccagttCCTGTCCTCCTGCAGGGTCAAGCACTGTGTAGACGTGCTGATGGGGGGCCCAGCTGTGGTTGttgccccagcacccagcatgAAAGCACTTTGGGATCCCCCTTGCCCATTGGCATCACTGCTGTGATGGTTCTGAAATGCCACAGTGGGGGGTTTGGCATCAGAAGCCAATAAGCAAATGCTCTGCAAAGGGATAGAGCCTACCCTAAAAATTATGTGCTCTAAATCAATGGGACAGAGCTGAGAAAAGGCTGGCTCCATCAGTGTGTCGCTGATGGGGTCCTACTGCAGCATCCTGAGCATCCCAACAAGGCCCAAATCCGAGGGCAGGTTTTGCTGGTGAGGGCTGCTGAAACACCTGAAGAGAAGGGGACTGATGTTGGAGCCATGAGGCTATAGGGACCGGTCCAAACATGACTGCTATTTTCTCATCCACCACCAGAAAAATTAGATCTGACTCCTTCTCTGATATTTAAGTGCCACTTACATATAATGATCTTGCAAGAAGAAAACCTTGCATGCCCAGCAATGGGTCTGAGCCCCGTGCTCAGCTTCCCTTGGCACATCTGAGGACAGACAGTGTGTTTCCCTTAAATCAGGAAATTAGTACAAAGGTGAGATGTAGGCTGCCCACCCCTAGAGTTTCAGACCACCTCGAGCTGTGAAATGGTCCTGGGCTCTGATCACCCCCAGAGTGCCAGCTGAGCACTGCAGGCTGCCTGATGTCTGCTGGATGATGGGGGTCTCGGCCGGTCCCCACTGCCACCTTACAGCACGGCACACCGCAGCCTGCTGAGCAGCCACTGCCCACCGCTATGGGAAGTGGGACCCAGCCTGAGGAAATTTCAGCTCCTTTGCAGAGGATCGCTGTAACTGGGCCGCTTTGTGTCGTGCTTTGCAGGGAGCAGGAAGGTAAGGGGACgtggagcatccacagctgccCCAAGACTGACGCTGAGAAATGATCAGAGCAACCTCAATAACCTGcgtcttctttcccttccctttctcctgtgTGCTCTGTGAAGAGGAGTACGTGGAAGAAGGTAGGTGTTTCGTTTGTGGTTGGAAGGATAAGTGCTGTTGGTTCGGTGTTATGCTCGAGTGGGTGGTGGTGGCAAGCGCCTGGGCTGCAATGGGCCAGAGAAGGCTGTATGAGGCTGTATGAGGCCACGTTGTGAATTCCTCCACCTGAAACATCAGTAGGATCAAAGCTGACCTGGGTTTTCTTAGGATCTCTTTTAACAGGGAGATCCCCTGTCTCAAAAAGAGGGGCAGAAATGCTGGATTTGGGTATTTTCAGAGCACAATAGCTCAAGGGGAGCTGCAGCTTCAGCTGAATGTATGTTAATGGTGCTCAAGGAGAAACCTCCAGCTGCCCCCGTATGGTGAAAGACCGACCCCCTGTGCATGCAGCTGCTCTGCGACACGGCTGGGCTGAGCATGTGAGGCTGGGCTTGGGGCCTGGGTTTTGCTGGGGCTCTTGCTGCTTCAGGGCACAGCcaggcagcccaggctgctgcagggcgaAGCATCCTGAAAGTTAAAAGCGAGGGGCTGGAGTCCTCATCTCACGCGTGCCGTAGCTACACCCCGCAGCTTTACGGCGCCTGACTAACCTCTGCGCTtattccttcccctcctccctggctcagaagaggaagaatggATTGAGGAAGAAGACGGTAGCTATTGCACCTTTCTTTATTTCATCTCTCCACTGCTGCTGTGAACATGTTGTGGGTTGATCTGTCTCGTGCCTTTCCCCGGCTGGGGAagggttttctttcattctttcacctCTCTCTGTTGCTTCTTGCACTCCCCCCATCCAGCCGTGCTGTTCATACCTGCTCTCATTTCTGTGGTTTCTGTCTTACATCCACCCCCCAGACGTGCCCGTGGCTtgctgtcttctttttctttcttcctcttgctgcGGGACCACAAGTCTTCCCAGGACCTGTgggccccagcactgctctcagGCCGATGGAGGACTCTCGTGGGGATACTGCTCCCTCCAGTGGAAAAAGGCTCCAACAGTGGCATAAGTGAGACCCATGCCACCCAGCCTTGTTCTTTGCTGGGTAGAGGAGAGCAACAGAAATCCCTCCCCTGCACCCTAGGGTCTGAGGGCCCAGCTTGGCGGGGAGGGAACGAGGGACAAACCAGGCTCTAAATCCTTTAAATTTatccccctccccacccaaGCACAGAGACCAGCCTTCGGGTGCAGGTTAGAACGAAGCCCTTTGCTTTCTCAGCCACTGCTTCTTTCTCCTGTAGCTTCCTCTCCCCCGGGTCTCGTTGGCCTTGCTGGTGGCCGGCTCCGAGCCGCAGATGTCCCacgagggggctgcggggagccagAGGCAGCCACGGCTCTCGCACTGACGCTGCCCTTGTTCCCCAGGTCAGGAAGAACAGGTagaggaggcagaagaggagaCCGAGGAAACCAAGGCAGAAGGTATGCGCATGGTGGGAGATCCCATGGCCGTGCTCTGCTTTCATGCTGTGCcccggagcagggctgggacatcCTGGTGTCACCTGCGACAGGGCCAGCAGCCCCTGTATCGCTGGTTTCCAGTAAAGATGTGACAAAACTGGGCTGCCCTTCCCTGACCTTACCAAGTGCTGAGTGCCTTGGCCCTACAAGCATGAGGTTCATGCTGGTTTTTGCTGGTTGCTGACCTGCTGCCAAGTTGGTCGTGTCCAGCCTTCTGAAATAATGCCAGAAACGAGTAGAGCCTGTTCCACCGAGAGGTAGCTCTTGTCTCGGAGTGGGGATTTCCAGAGCTGGGGCCATGCTCTGATGTGTCTCGCCATCTGAAGATCTCTTTGGAGCGGCCTGGATTGCCTGCTCTGTGTCCCCATGCAGTCCTGCCCGGTGGCCAGGCTcgggtcccagccctgctccacaAAGCAGGGTGCACGGGGGAGGTGGTGGCCCTCACCTGCGGATGCTCTGGTCACgttctcccccttccttttgaaacagaacaagaagatgaaacaaaagCACCAGGAGAAGGTAAAGCAGGAGTGGAGTAAGGACATTTTGGGGTCATTTCAGTCCCAAACCCAATCTCCCAAGGTGCTGTCCCCTTGCCGTGGGGTTTTCGGCATTaaattcagctgctgctgaagggagATTCTGCGGCAAATGGGGCAGAACTGCCCCGGGCCTGTcctctgccagggctggggcagcaggagagctgcaggagggatgGCTTTGTGCTGCCTCGGTAAGAAATTCACCCCCAAAACAGAAGGAGAGGGCAGAGCTATTGCTTTCCCGGGGAGAAGGCACTCCCCGGTTCATCCTGGAGAGCTGGAGGGGGGTTTTGTGGTGGGGGCAGCACTGCTTGTGCAGGGTGCACGGCAGGGCTGGCGCCGGGACCAAGCACCGTGTGTTCCGCAGGTGGAGAGGGGGACCGAGAGCAGGAGCCTGGGGAAGGTGAGGTATCCCCCCGTGGTCCTctctggggtggggggcacgaTCCCTGCGCGGTGCAGGAAGGCTCCAAATGCTCGGTGGGGAGCATCGGTGTGTGTGGGATTTTGGCACACAGGTGGACACCTCACCGTGTGCCTCTGGTGGAGGAAGATCTACGTGGAGGGGGGGCTTGGCTCAGTTTTGTGGGGTTTGTGGTCAAGGTGTGAAAACAAATGCCTCTGTGCCACTAACACTGTCTTTCTCTCCGGTTCCTGGGGACCCACAGGTGAATCAAAGCCCAAACCCAAGTAAGTGTTGGTGCATTTTCTCTGGTGCAAGGTCTGAACTCGGAGCTGTGCCTCCATGTGATGGGCTTGGTGCCACAGGGCGAGATCCACAAGGGACACGGGCAGTGAGGCcttaaaagcatgaaaatagtGTGGAGACTGGGACTCGGAgagaaaaggggagaggaaacAGGCAGAGAAACAAGGGATATGAAGAGGATCCTAAGAATGGGGTGCACGGGCACTCTTGAAGCATTTTATGTGCTCCTTGGAGGAGGTCCAGCTGCCCTGTGGCCCTTCAGCTGGAGGACATCTGAATGCACCCCAGCATGGGCTCCTTGGCACAGCCAGGGTATCACCTCCTGGCCATGGCAGGAGGGGGGCTGGCATCTGTGTGAGCCCCTACAACCCTGGGACTGAGCCCACGGGGGATGAGGGGGTGGTTTCCAGCTCACGCTGGAGCACACAGCTCCTCCGCTCTCTTTTGGGTGAGTGGTGGGatggctgccagccccagggtgcCTGGCAAAGGGACGTGGccatgctgcctgctgcttgtgGAGTTATTCCAGCCATGCGGGTGCCTTGGAGAGCTTCCCAGGAATGCCAGAATTCTTCCTCCAAGGCTGTCCAGCTGGCAACCTCCAGGAAGCAGCGTTACTCTTCCCTGTCCTCAAAATGTGCTCACTCCACAGCCCTGGGGGCCGTGAGGCTCAGAGAGGAGGGCTGGGTAGATCAGAGTGTGGGTGGAAAGCCTCATCCCGTCCCAGGTTCCTGCTGCAGGCTCACAGCCCTCTCGCTCACCTTCCAGGCCCTTCATGCCAAACCTGGTGCCTCCCAAAATCCCCGATGGCGAGCGCCTGGACTTTGATGTGAGTAGcacacccagcccagccctgtggGGGCTCCCCTCGCTCCTGGGGGGTCACATTGTGCGAGCACGGATGTCGCCCCCCTTTCTATCCAACGCAGGACATCCACCGCAAGCGCATGGAGAAGGACCTGAATGAACTGCAGGCACTCATCGAAGCCCACTTTGAGAgcaggaagaaggaggaagaggagctcaTCTCCCTCAAGGACAGGATTGTATGTCTGCAGCCTTCCCCTGTCCTCGCTGTTGCCACCCTCTGCCCTGGGCCAACAGCTACAATCCTTTCCCTGCAGTCCCCACAGCAGGACCTGAGACATCCCCCCTTCCCCATGGGCTCCGGTCCCTGTGCTCCCCTGGGAGATGTGGGCGCAGCAGAGCTGCCCTTGGAGCTCTCAGGGCTTCAGGGTCCAGGGATGTGTCCCTAGGGACAAAGGGGATGGCCCGGGACATCCAGGCCATCGTCCTCACCTCCCACAGGAGCAGCGGCGGGCggagagggcagagcagcagcggATCCGCAGCGAGAGGGAGAAGGAGCGCCAAGCCCGCATGGCTGTGAGTCTTCCTATGGGGATGGGGGCTTGGGCAGCGGCCTCCTGCAAGGCACGGGGCCCACCCTGGCTGTCCACCCCATGCGAGCCCGGCCATGGAGCACATGGGAGCTGTGTTTTGCATACAAGCTGGCCCACGAGGTCCCCATCCATCCCCTCCTGACCCACTGCTAAccctggcaggaggagagagctcgcaaagaagaagaggaggctcggaAGAAGGCCGAGGAGGAAGCCCggaagaaaaaagctttctcCAACATGCTGCATTTCGGAGGTTACATGCAAAAGGTGCGATCCTGCCCCAGGGGTTGCATCAAAGCTGTTGGTATTCCCGGGGGGGCTCGACCACGGGCTGGCCCCACAGCACCACGCAGATGCTCGGTTCTGGTAGCTCAGGGGTCCTACGTGCAGAAGAAGACAGGCCACCGTGGTTGGGTGACAGTGGTGACCAAAGCGGGCTGGGAGCCCTgcgctgcaggagctgggggtccAGCATCACCCCAGGGActgggaggagggctgggggctttGTCTGGTCCAGTGCTGCCAGCATGTCCTTGAGGACCTTGTGTACTCCTGGAGTGCCAAACACGGGGTGCTgcgaggcagagctggggacaggggcagagcagaggttGGGCGGGTTTCCTTCCCTCCGGCGGACTGATGGCTTCTACAGTCagagaaaaagggggggaagaaGCAAACGGAGcgggagaagaagaagaagatcCTCAGCGAGCGGCGGAAGCCCCTGAACATCGACCACCTGAGCGAAGAGAAGCTGAGGTGaggggtgctgcaggagagACGGGGTCCCACCCGCTGGGCGACAACGGGCTGTGCCACCCCACGGTGGCTCTGCCAGGCCACCAAGCCAGGCTGCTGGTGACAGCGTCGGCCATCAGAGGGAGCCACGTTCACACACCTGGGACACGCGTGTCCCCACGGCCCTGACACACGCGTGGGTCTGGCTTCGTTGTCAGCAGGTCCCCAGCTGGGCTCCGAGCCTGCAGGGACCCATGGGGGAGGAGGCAAGATGGTCCCTGCCGTGCAGGGGGTGGCATCGCTGCCCCGTCCCCTGCGGCGACCCTGCTGCCACGTCCCTTTTCTGCACTGCCATCACCCGTCCCTTCCCGCAGGGACAAAGCCAAGGAGCTGTGGCAAACCATCCGTGACCTGGAGGCTGAGAAATTTGACCTGCAGGAAAAGTTCAAGCGGCAGAAATACGAGGTGAGCCACCACGTCCTCCCCGGGCTGACTCGCCCTCTGCGTGCCTGGCTGCTCCATCAGCTCCCCGTTTCAAACACCGGGTGGGTGCCCGGTGCCTGGCTGGAGATGTCTTGGGGAGCTGGCTGTGTCAGAAACGACCTGTTCCCACCTTGGCATGGGGTGACAAACACCTAAGAGGCTCTACACAATTGAAAGCAAAGCCACTTCTGCCTCCCATTTGAATCTGAGCAGGGATCAAACCAaccctcccagcagctgccatcCTGGCAGTGCTGAGCACACAGCATGAAGTGCTGCAGGATGTGGCTGTGGGTGGTGGCAGTGGCCCTGTgacctcccagctcctggggactTGTACTCTGCTCCGTGATGGGCTTCCCACTGTGCCGCACATCACAGCCCTGTGCTAAAGCCCAGACAAGGATGGCTGGGGAAGAGAGAGCAGTGCTGCACCTtcaccctgtccccagccaggcATGAGGCATCCCGCCAAGCCTCAGCACCCACCTGCATTTCTCTTGCAGATCAACGTCCTCCGAAACCGCGTTAGTGACCACCAGAAGGTGTAAGTACCTGGGCTGGCTGAGCATCctccttcaccaccctctgcccttccagctccctgctcccctggccccagctccctccccatgTTTCTCCTGGCTGCCTCATGCCCG
This genomic window contains:
- the TNNT2 gene encoding troponin T, cardiac muscle isoform X1, which translates into the protein MSDSEEVVEEYEQEQEEEYVEEEEEEWIEEEDGQEEQVEEAEEETEETKAEEQEDETKAPGEGGEGDREQEPGEGESKPKPKPFMPNLVPPKIPDGERLDFDDIHRKRMEKDLNELQALIEAHFESRKKEEEELISLKDRIEQRRAERAEQQRIRSEREKERQARMAEERARKEEEEARKKAEEEARKKKAFSNMLHFGGYMQKSEKKGGKKQTEREKKKKILSERRKPLNIDHLSEEKLRDKAKELWQTIRDLEAEKFDLQEKFKRQKYEINVLRNRVSDHQKVKGSKAARGKTMVGGRWK
- the TNNT2 gene encoding troponin T, cardiac muscle isoform X2, which translates into the protein MSDSEEVVEEYEQEQEEEYVEEEEEWIEEEDGQEEQVEEAEEETEETKAEEQEDETKAPGEGGEGDREQEPGEGESKPKPKPFMPNLVPPKIPDGERLDFDDIHRKRMEKDLNELQALIEAHFESRKKEEEELISLKDRIEQRRAERAEQQRIRSEREKERQARMAEERARKEEEEARKKAEEEARKKKAFSNMLHFGGYMQKSEKKGGKKQTEREKKKKILSERRKPLNIDHLSEEKLRDKAKELWQTIRDLEAEKFDLQEKFKRQKYEINVLRNRVSDHQKVKGSKAARGKTMVGGRWK
- the TNNT2 gene encoding troponin T, cardiac muscle isoform X3; this encodes MSDSEEVVEEYEQEQEEEYVEEEEEEWIEEEDGQEEQVEEAEEETEETKAEEQEDETKAPGEGGEGDREQEPGEGESKPKPKPFMPNLVPPKIPDGERLDFDDIHRKRMEKDLNELQALIEAHFESRKKEEEELISLKDRIEQRRAERAEQQRIRSEREKERQARMAEERARKEEEEARKKAEEEARKKKAFSNMLHFGGYMQKSEKKGGKKQTEREKKKKILSERRKPLNIDHLSEEKLRDKAKELWQTIRDLEAEKFDLQEKFKRQKYEINVLRNRVSDHQKVSKAARGKTMVGGRWK
- the TNNT2 gene encoding troponin T, cardiac muscle isoform X4, with the protein product MSDSEEVVEEYEQEQEEEYVEEGQEEQVEEAEEETEETKAEEQEDETKAPGEGGEGDREQEPGEGESKPKPKPFMPNLVPPKIPDGERLDFDDIHRKRMEKDLNELQALIEAHFESRKKEEEELISLKDRIEQRRAERAEQQRIRSEREKERQARMAEERARKEEEEARKKAEEEARKKKAFSNMLHFGGYMQKSEKKGGKKQTEREKKKKILSERRKPLNIDHLSEEKLRDKAKELWQTIRDLEAEKFDLQEKFKRQKYEINVLRNRVSDHQKVKGSKAARGKTMVGGRWK